The Dokdonella sp. nucleotide sequence AGCACGCGGGTCAGCATCGTCGAGGTGGCGAGTGGCGCCCCGGTTGCACTACCGGTATTGCCGTCCGGCGAGATCCGCGGGCTGGTGATCGCGCGTTCCGAACAGCGCATCGCCTTCTACGTCAACGGCGATCGCCAACCGAGCGAGCTGTACACGCTCGAACTCGGCCAGTCTGAGGCGAAGCGCCTGACCACATCATTGAGCGCGAAGCTCGACGCGGCCGACCTGGTCGATTCGAGCGTGGTGCGTTTCCGCAGCTTCGATGGCCTCGAGATTCCGAACATCTTGTGGAAGCCGCACCAGGCCACGGCCACCGCGAAGGTTCCGGCGCTGGTACTCGTGCACGGCGGACCCGGTGGCCAGACCACGCGCGCCTACAACGTGCTCGCGCAGTACCTCGCCAATCGCGGCTACGTCGTGCTCGGCATCAACAACCGCGGCAGCTCGGGCTACGGCAAGACCTTCTTCGCCGCCGACGATCGCAAGCATGGCCGCGAGCCGCTGTGGGATTGTGTCGAGGCGAAGAAGTACCTGCAGACGCTCGACTACGTCGACGCCGACCGTATCGGCATCATGGGTGGCAGCTATGGCGGTTACATGACACTCGCCGCGCTTGCTTTCCAGCCTGACGAGTTCAAGGTCGGTGTCGACATCTTCGGCGTCAGCAACTGGCTGCGCACGCTGGAGAGCATCCCACCGTACTGGGAAAGCATGCGCGAGGCGCTCTACCAGGAGATCGGCAATCCGGCGACCGAGCGCGACATGCTGATCGAGATTTCGCCGGTGTTCCACGCCGACAGGATCACCAGGCCGCTGATGGTGCTTCAGGGCAAGAACGATCCGCGCGTGATCCTTGCCGAATCCGACGACATCGTTGCCGCGGTGGAGAAGAACGGCGTGCCGGTCGAATACGTCGTGTTCGACGACGAGGGCCATGGTTTCACCAAGAAGAAGAACCAGATCGAGGGCTACGGCAGGATGCTGGCTTTTCTCGACGCCCATCTGAAACGGAACTGAGGCGCCGACCCGGGCGCCAGCGCGACGGGCGTTGCCTGACTTGAGCATCGCCGGCTCGTCCGCGCGCTGTCCGCCGCCGCGCCGCGTCTGCATGCGACGCTGACGTCGTTGCCGGATCAGTCAGGGCACCCCGGTCTGCCTGCCCCGGCCGAAATCAAGGACGGCCCCTCATTCGTTGAATAGTGCCGCGAGCTTGGCGAGGTTCGATGCGGCGACGTCCTTGCGGTGGGCTTCGTCCTGCTCGGCATCACGGCCCGACCAGTGCAGGTCGG carries:
- a CDS encoding S9 family peptidase, with the protein product MTLIVALAGCGRAPESTEPVAKAEPTSITRPSKSYAIEDFIDTTGVSGASFSPDETQILFSSNRTGVWNAYTMPVGGGEWTPVTQSTTDNVNAVGWFPADARKLVTRDQGGNELNHLYVIEADGSERDLTPGDRLKAVFAGFNHAGDAFYVQTNERDPKFFDLYRYSTRDYARERLFENTEGWAVGPLSADERWLALARTRTTNDNDLYLHDLQTRNRLHLSPHEGDARYSAADFSPDSKHLLYLTNEGGEFTGLRRYDIESGAHARVQDEPWDIVHAAYSHDGKFRVSAINDDGSTRVSIVEVASGAPVALPVLPSGEIRGLVIARSEQRIAFYVNGDRQPSELYTLELGQSEAKRLTTSLSAKLDAADLVDSSVVRFRSFDGLEIPNILWKPHQATATAKVPALVLVHGGPGGQTTRAYNVLAQYLANRGYVVLGINNRGSSGYGKTFFAADDRKHGREPLWDCVEAKKYLQTLDYVDADRIGIMGGSYGGYMTLAALAFQPDEFKVGVDIFGVSNWLRTLESIPPYWESMREALYQEIGNPATERDMLIEISPVFHADRITRPLMVLQGKNDPRVILAESDDIVAAVEKNGVPVEYVVFDDEGHGFTKKKNQIEGYGRMLAFLDAHLKRN